From the genome of Nitrospirota bacterium:
CCTTTTGGCAACATTAATGGTTAAAAAACTTTAGACGGAAAGCATAGGTAACTTTTATCATAATATAAAAGCACATGTCAAGGAGTTTTTTGCGTGCAAAAAAACAGGCCTTCCGAATGGAGTCTTTTTACCTTCTTACAATATAATACAGCACCATGACCCCACCGAAGATTGTTGAAAACATGCCGACCCTCGCCCTCACTACAACCTCGTTGAATTCAGTATCAGGCGGAACGCTGAGCTGGTAATATCCGTAAATTATAAGGAAGACACCCAATACCCCTGTTATTGTTGCGAGGATAACCCTGGTCATATGCAGTCAAAAAACAAGGGGCGATTTTCTCGCCCCTGACTAAATTTATTTTTGTTGGTAAATTATTGTTTACCGTTTTGCGTCAAAGTAGTAAACGAGAGCATTTATAGTGGTGCTCCATGCTGTAGGAGTAGGTGTAGCTGCATAAAACGCTTCCCATTCCGTATCAGTAATTGTGCCTGGTGCAGCAGTACCCCCAACTACCTGCCCATCTGTTCCATCGGAAGTACCATCAATGGCAACGTCAAACGCTTCAATATATATTAATTGTTCGCTGGTAAAATCAGTGCATGTAGCATCACTGCAGATAATTATTAGGTTTTTGCCTGCATCAGAGCCTGCATCAGTTCCGAAAAAGATCTTAAATGCGTAAGGACCCATTGTTATAGTGTTTACTGGTGTGCCGCCGCCTTCATATGGCGGGTTTATAAAAGAAGCGCCAGTTATATCTGTCTTAACATTGCCATCGCCTATTTTCCCATCCTTATCAGTGTCGCCTGCAAACCTGCCTTTCCTATCCATATAAGTCCATTGTGAAATTTCCCAGGCTTTCCCAGCATTTACAAACTTTTTTGACCTTGCGTTTGCTATCAAGTCCTGTCCTTTAAGCACAGCACCTATGATAACGCCAATAATCACAAGGACAATTGCCAGCTCCACAAGCGTAAAACCCGCTTGCTTAAAATGCGCTTTTGTCATCTTTCCTCCTTTAAAAATGGGTTTTTGAAAATAAAAATTTTCACCCCCCGCCTCTAATTAATTATTAAATCACAAAACATACTGCATGTCAAGCAATATTACATTAAAATAAACTTTAGTCTTATTTGTCTATTAAAGATACAGATTGAAAATATCATTTTTTTATGTAATAATTTTTTAATGAGCATTATTTATATAGCCCTTCTTTCATTTGCATCCATTTTTCTTGTAGTAAAAACCCGGACAGCTCCGACTTCGCACTATAGAAATATTTTTTGGGCGCTTGCATCCGCTGTTATTATGAAGGCAAGCGCCTGTATCACAGGCTATCAGGCCTTTACCATCAACCTCCCTATCTATCAGTATGCGCTTATTGATAATTTCAGCACCTTGTCTGCTGTTGTTTCAAATATATTCCTATTTCACTTTGGCATAAGTATTCTTACGCAGAAAGTGAGAACAATAATAGATTATAAGGTGTTTCCCATAGTCCTCTTTGCCGGCTACATAATGCTTTATATTTCAGGCGTAATTGACACTGCTGCGCTAAATTCAACCAGCAAACTCAGCTTTGGCTATAACGGCGCAATACTGGGGTGCGTGGGCTGTGTCAATTTATATTATGAAAAGAAGAAAACACAAGAAAAAGGCAATGCATTATACGGATTGCTGCTCCTCGGGTTAGGGCTTTTCACTTATGCGGCAACAGAGGGCATACTGTCATTAAGCATATTCCCGAAAACCACTATAGATGTGCTCAATATCCTTTCGGCAGGCATGATTGCAGTGTCATCTTTTACAGTGACGGATTTAATGAAGGAGCACAGGGGGAAAATAGGATTCGTCTAAAAAAATCCTGCATCGTGAATCTTGAATCCTGGATCTTTTTTTATTACGGTCTTCCCACGGAGTAATAGATAAACCCTGCCTTTCTTACTTTGGCAGGTTCATAAATATTTCTCAGGTCAAAGAAATAGTTCCCACTAACAAGGGTTTTTATCCTGCCGATGTCCAGGTTTCTGAATTGATTCCATTCGGTGGCTATGATAACGGCATCTGCGCCCTTTACCGCATCATAAGAGTCTTTGCAATAGGTAAGTTTAGGAAATATTTCCATTGTATCCGGCATTGCGGCAGGGTCATACGCCCTTATCTTTGCGCCTTCCTTAAGCAGCCTGTTTATAATAAAAAGCGACGGAGCCTCTCTGATGTCATTAGTATTCGGCTTAAAGGAAAGCCCCAAAAGGCATATGGTCTTTCCCTTTAAAATACCAATGGTATTTTTAATCTTTTTTGCCATTTTTTCTTTCTGGTTTTCGTTGACAATAGTTACTGCCTTTACAAGGTCCAGGCAGACATTGTTTTCTTTTGCTATCTGAAGGAGTGCAAGCGTGTCTTTGGGGAAACACGAACCCCCGTATCCCGGACCTGCGTGCAGAAATTTTGGGCCTATCCTGCGGTCAAGCCCCATGGCCTTTGCAACCACCTGAACGTCTGCGCCGACTGACTCGCACAGATTTGAAAGTTCATTTATAAAGGAAATCTTGGTTGCAAGGAATGCATTTGATGCGTATTTTATAAGCTCTGCAGTTTTAACATCCGTAATGACAACCGGCGTTTCAATCAGGTACAGCGGTCTGTAAAGGTCTTTCATTATGGCTATTGCCTGAGCGCTGGAGGCCCCGATGACAACCCTATTGGGCCGCATGAAATCCTCAATCCCTGCGCCTTCTCTCAGAAATTCAGGGTTTGAAACTATATCAAAATCAATATGCTCCCTTAAGTTTTTTGAAATAATCTTCCTGAGTTTTTCTCCTGTGCCTACGGGAACCGTGCTTTTTGTCACAACCACTTTATAGCTTTTCATGTGTTCGGCAATTTCTTTTGCAACCTCTTCAACATGCCGCATATCTGCGGAGCCGTCCCCGCGCGGGGGCGTGCCCACTGCAATAAATATTACAAGCGAGTGCTCAATAGTCTCAGCAATGCTTGTTGAAAAATGTATGCGGTTTGCCTTGATGTTTCTCTGAAGAAGTTCCTCAAGCCCCGGTTCATAAAAAGGCACTATACCTTTTTTAAGAGATTTTATCTTTTTTAAGTCCTTGTCCACGCAGGTGACATCCATACCAAACTCTGCAAAGCAGGCGCCGGTGATAAGCCCTACATATCCGGTTCCGATAACGCAAATGTGCATATTAGCCTCCTATTTTTTAAGAAATCAGTAATCTCCGATAAAAAATTAACACATCGTCTGTCATTGTCGTGAAAATAGTGCCTGTCATTCCGTGCTTGACACGGAATCCAGATATGAAAAGCGACTGGATACCTGCTTTCGCAGGTATGACGATGGACAATACTCCAAAATTTATCAGGATTTAGTAGTCAGTACTTTGCATTTTCATCAGCTTAAAATACTTATTAAACGTATAACGCGAATAAAGACAGGCTAATATTATGCCATAAATGCCGTCAAGTATGCCTAACTGCAGAAAAAACATCCTGATAAATGTTACAGGCGGACGGAAGATGATATCAAGGATATTTGCCCTTCTGCCCTTTTTAAAAAGCTCTTGTGCGGCAAGCGTTGAATACCTCTCCATCCTCTTTAAATAATCGGCAATATCTTTGTAGGTATAATGCACCAGAGGATTTTTCAAATATCCCGTGCCGCCGCTGATTTTCACTGCCTCATGCACCTCGCGAGGTTCAAACGAGCCTTTTCCTTTTCTAAAAAGCCTCAAGGTATAATCAGGCCGCCAGCCGCCGTGCTTAATCCATTTTTTTGCGAAGTAGTTCTTCCGCGGCACATAGTAACCGTCCACACTTTCCCTTGTATCATCTAAGGAAGTGCCGGGAAGGGTGAGAGGTGAGGGGTAAGGTAAAGTCTGTACAATACTACTAATCTCTTCTTTTAAAGCTGGAGTCACCCGCTCATCCGCATCCAGCACAAAGACCCACGGATGCGTTGTAAGGTTAACGGCTTTTTGCTTTGTATCCGCAAAGCCGGTCCATTCTAAAGTAAATACTTTATCTGTGTACTGCCTGCATATCTCCTGCGTCCTGTCCGCGCTTCCCGAATCAACGACAACAATCTCATCCGCCCACCTGACGCTTTCAAGGCAGTCTTTGATGTTTTCCTCTTCGTTAAATGTAATTATGGCGACTGAAAGCATGGTAACTAATACTTCCCTTCCGTAAGTTTTACAATAATACTGCCTATCTTAATCTTGCTTTTTACCATGACAGGGACTTTCCTGTCATCATCAGTAAGCCAGATGAGTATTTCTCCCTTTCTCATAAAAATACCCTCGGACTGAAGCAGGGGTTTAATGACAATAGTATTAAATTCGCCTGCAGGGACAGTTATCCGCTCCCTCTTTAAAACCTGTACCTCAACATTCCAGAGTTTTTTATTGTCAAAGATGTCAAGATACTCAGAGCGGCCTACCTGAAGCGGTCTCTTTCTTATCTCATAAAACGCAGATAAGGGGTCAAATGCCTGCTTTTCCAGATTGAACGCCAGCATTTCATTATCAACCTTATTCTGATAAATGACTTTCTGTGATTTGCTCCCCTGTTTATTTTCAAAGTGTGTTTCCCGCTCCCTTCTGTGCCGCCCTTCCGTAAGGTTTATTTTATAATTTTTCGGGTATCCGGAAACGCCGGGATAAAGAGTGCTTTGCGCAATGTCTTCAACACGGTAAAACACCGATATAAAATCTGCGGACTCTGCCCGTGATGTAATCGTAATGCCTTCAGCGCTATTGTTGGTTTCAAGATATGCATTGCCTGCCTTAATCCCTGACCAGTGTATAGTGTAAATGAGCTTCTCGGGGACTAACGGGGCAGCATCTGCCTTTAGAGGAAAGAACGCGGAGCACAGAGCAAAGACCATAGAGCACAGAACACAGAACACAGAATACAGACAATAGGAAATATTTTTTGTATTTTTAAATCTGTGCTCTGGATTCTTGGTTCTGTGTTCTCTCAAAAGTATTTCCTTATTTCCTCAAATACCATTTCTACGCTTAGTTTACTCATGCAAAGAGGCTCTTTGCATTTTTTTTTAAAACACGGACTGCACGGAACAGACGCCCTCAACACCTTCAGATTTCTATTCCCCTTCCAGCCGTAGGGCCCGGTCTTCTCAGGGTCTGTCGGGCCAAACAGCGCAATTATAGGTATTCCCAATGCCGCCCCTATATGCATGGGGCCCGAATCATTGCTGACCAATGCCTTTGCGCCGGAAATAAGGGCGGATAGTTCTTTCAGACCTGTTTTACCGCAGAGATTAATTCCCTTGCCGCCGGAGGCAGCCGTTATCTTTTCGGCAATATTTATGTCTGCGCTGCTGCCCGTAATAATGCACGGTGCAGAAAGTTTTGATATAAGCAAACCGAAATTCTCAGCAGGCCACATCTTTGTCTGCCATCGGGCAGACGGCGCAATGACTATATATTCTTTTTCTTTGATGCCGCCCAAAAGTTTTTTTACTCTCTCTCTTGCCTCATTATCAATGTAAAGCGGAAACTCAATCTTTTCTGTGCTCTGTGCTCTGTGCTCTGTGTTCTGTGCTTTCTGTATTGCCTTTGCAACCTCAAGATTCTTATCCACGGCATGAATGCTCAGCTCAACCCCGACCTTTTTGTTGTAAAAAAACCGGCTTCCCTCCCGCGCATTTTCAAAGCCGATTTTTAACCGAGCCCGGGCAAAAAATGTTATAAGCCCGCTTCTTAAAAGCCCCTGCAAATCAACTGCCATATCAAAATGTTTTGACCTTAGTGTTTTTCTGAGGGCATTTATCTCATGAATGGCATTTGAAAAATTTTTTAATGAAATGTTCTGCTGCCATGAATCCTTGTCAAAGACGATTAACTCATCAATCAATGGATTCCCGGCAAGGATTCCTTCGTTATTTTTGCTGATTATCCATTCAACGTGTGCGTCAGGAAAAGCGTTTTTAAGGACTTTTAAAAACGGCAGGGCGTGTATGATATCGCCTAAAGAGCTTGGCTTTATGATCAGGATGTTCACGGCTCTATCCCGTATTCTTTAATCTTCGTGAGCAGGGTCTTATAGCTGACATCAAGCAATTCAGCGGCCTTGCTTTTGTTGTTATTCGTATCCTTCAATGCCTTTCGGATTCTCTTTGATTCTGAAATCCTGAGCGCCGCCTTTGCAGCATCTTCAAGCGTGCCGTCCAAAGGGATTTCAGAAATCTCCGCACTTTCAGGCAGGAGCCTTAAATGCTCCGGTTTTATTTCACTGCCGTCACTGAGTATCAGCGCTCTCTCTATGATATTTTCAAGCTCCCTTACATTGCCCTTCCACCGGTAGTCTATAAGCACATCCATGGCCCCGGGCGCAATAGTTTTTTCTTTTATCTTCATTTCTTTTGAATATTTGGACACAAAATATTTTGCAAGCAGCGGGGTATCATCCCGGCGTTCCCTTAGCGGAGGAATTGTTATGGGAAACACATTAAGCCTGTAATATAGGTCTTCCCTGAATGTTTTTTGCGCAACGGCGTCTTCAAGGTTTTTGTTGCTTGCGGCAATTATCCTCACATCAACCTTAATCGGTTTTGTGCCGCCGACCCTTTCAATTTCTCCTTCCTGCAAGGTCCGCAGAACCTTTGACTGTAAAGAAATGTCCATCTCGCCGATCTCATCAAGGAACACAGTTCCGTTATTTGCAAGTTCAAACTTGCCTAACTTTTTTTCCGCTGCGCCTGTAAATGAGCCTTTTTCATGTCCGAAAAGTTCTGACTCAAGGAGCTCCCTCGGTATGGCCGCACAGTTAATCGGCACAAAAGGATGTTCCTTTCTCGGACTGAGTGTATGAATCGCCCTTGCAAAAAGCTCTTTGCCTGTGCCTGATTCACCGAGCAGAAGCACTGTTGTTTTTGCCGGCGCAACTTTCTGTATGCTGCCAGCCGCGTCAAGCATCACCCGGCTTTTGCCTATTATCTTCGGGACGCTGAGGCGGGCTGAGAATTCGTCCCTGAGCAGTAAATTCTCCGTGACCAGCCTCTGATTTTCAAGAGCCCTTTTTATAAGAAGAATGAGATAATCGGTATCAAGGGGCTTTGTCAGAAAATCATAGGCGCCGAGCTTCATGGCATTAACGGCAGTTTCAACAGAGCCGAAGGCGGTCATGACAATTACGGGAATCAAGGGGTTTTCCTCCCTTGACGCCTTGAGGACCTCAATGCCGTCTTTCTTTGGAAGCTTCAAATCAGTGATAACGGCATTTAACGAAGTATCTTTGATTCTCTTTATCCCCTCGGCGCCGTCTTTTGCAATTACAGCCTCAAAACCCTCTGTTTCAAGGGTTTCCTTAAGCATCTGGGCCATTGAGTCCTTGTCTTCTACTATCAGAATTTTTTGCATAGTTTTAGCGCGGCAACACTAAATTTTAAAAGATTATGATGCATACTTTCACAATCTTAAAAACTCTGCCGGGCTTAATATTTTTACACCTTCATATTCCTTGATAGGCAGCAAATGATTCCTGTCACCTGTAATAATATAAGAGGCGTTTGAGGCAACTGCGCATTCAATGATTTTATTATCGGCCGGGTCTTCATTCACTATGGAAAGCGTAATCTCGGGATTTACAATAATTGCAATCCCTCTGATATACCTTATTGCCTCGGCAGCCTGTTTATCCATCCAGTGAAATTTTTCCCGCAGGACAGACCTTATCTTGCTTAAAATCTCCTTTGAAACAACTATGTCAAAAAGCCCCTGGCTTACAAGCTTTAATATCTCCTCGCACTTGCCGGCAAAGAGCATAGCAGAGATGTATACATTTGTATCAAGGACAACCTTCAATTTGATTTCCTGCGGTAGGCGTGGATTAGCTTGTCAACATCTTCCTCCGTAGAAAGGCCTGACCCCTGTGCTGTTTTCATGCCCCACTGCCGTATCTGCTGCCAACGTTTGTCATTGATATATTTCCGTAAAGCCTCCCTGAAAAGTTCACTCTTCGTGCGTTTTTCTTCTTTGGTGAGTTTGTCCACCTCTTTTAACATTTCCGGCGGTATGGATAAAGTCATGACTTTTGTGGTTCGCATGTATAGCCTCCTTAGTATTTCTTAGTATTACTTTAAAACACAAGGAAAATTTTTGCAATACTGAAACTTTCTGATAGATTAACATACATTTTATCTCAAAATATAAGATAGATGAAATCGCAAAAAAGAATAAACTTAAAAAAGAATTTGAACATAATATGTATATTGATTCTTTTGCAGGTTAGTTATTTTTTAACGGCGGTGGGTGATTCTAAACTTTGCAGCGCATTCAATAAATCCGTCCACCCATTCCTTTGATCCTAATGCATGAAGGTGAGTGTAAGTAGCAAGGACATTTTTATAGCAAAGTCCGTCTTTGCCGTCTTTAATTCCGTGCCCGCGCCTCATGCGGAACACCATTGATGCTTTAGCGCCGTTTAGTTCAAGGACCTTTGAATAATGAAACTCATGCCCTTTAAGACTACAGCCTTTGGGAAAAAACGGATTCTCTTTTTTGACCTCTATAATTGTATAGCCATGTGCCTGCGGCTTCTTCTCCATGCCGAAAACTACGGGCAAAACCCCAGCCATTGGATAAGTCTTATTACCCATGATAATACTCTTTCCTAAATACATCAGCCCGCCGCATTCAGCATACACAGGAAGCCCGTTTTCAACTGCACTGCAAAGGGATTTTTTAAATGCAGTATTCCCTGCAAGGGCTATTGCATGAGTCTCAGGAAAGCCGCCGCCTATGTAAAGCGCATCAATATCAAGAAGTTTTTTCTCTTTAATGGCGCTGATTTCTATCAGCTTTACCCCGCGTCTTTCAAGCTCTTCAAAGTTCTCAGGATAGTAAAACTGAAAGGCAGAATCGCGGATGATGCCGATTCTTAGATAGGGCTTAGGGGTTAGTGTTTGGGGATTGGCTTTATTTCCTTCGCTAATCCCTAATCCCCATCCCTTGAACCCTTGAACCCTTGAACCCTTGAATCCGGTCTTTATCGGTTTTGCACTTTTTGCAATTTTCCATATCGCGTTCAGGTCAAGATATTTTGAGCCTATTTCCGCAAGCCTTGAAATGGATTTCTTAACTGCTGAGTGTTCCTGAAAAGGAACCAGCCCCATATGCCTCTCAGGAAACGGCTCTTCCTTCAGTTTCGGTATGGCTCCAAGCACAGGTATCCTGCAATTTCTGCTTATTGCCTTTCGTATCAGTAATTCCTGCCGTTTGTTGGCGATATTATTCAGGACAACTCCCCTGACATTAACCAGCGGATCTAATTTCTGACATCCTAAGACTATGGCTGAGACAGTGCTTGTCGCCTTTGTGCAGTCAATTATAAGTATCACCGGAGCATTCAGCAGCTTGGCTAATCCGGCAGTGCTGTAAGTGCCTTCAGAGTCAACGCCGTCATAAAGCCCCCTGTTGCCTTCAATGACTGCAATATCGGTATCTGCTGTGTGGGATAAAAAAGACTGGAGGACCTTTTGCCGGGGCATCATGAAAAGGTCCAGATTGAAGCAAGGCCCGCCGGCCGCTTTCGCCAGCCAGCCGGCATCTATATAATCAGGGCCCTTTTTAAACGGAGTTACTTTTAAACCCTGCCTGCGAAACAATGCGGCAAGGCTCAATGACAAGATGGTCTTCCCGCTGCTTCCGCGAAGGGCGGAAATGACTACCCTCGGAATAAAAAATTTAGACATATAAAAAGAAATGAGAATTGAGACGCAACAGTCAGAACGTTTTTCTTATTTTTTAATTCTCATTTCCTGTTTCTTATTTCCCGCTTATTTCTTAGAGAAGCCCTTTTTCCTTAAGGTACTCTTCGCTCGGAATCTCTACTGAACTGGCGCCTCCACCGTAAGAATACATGAGCTTCCCGACGTCTATCATTTCCCTAAGGGCTTTTTTAACCTCGTCTCCGGGCACGCCTGTTTCTTCACCCACGCCCTTCCAGACGTCTTTTTCCTTCAGTTTCTTCTTGCCCTTGTACTTCTGCATATACTCAAAAATCTTATTTTTTAATTCTTCCTTTTCCATAATTCCACCTCTCTTAAATGGGGTTTTGGGGGTGGGGTTTGGGGGTTAGTTCCAGTCTGGGTAATCCCTAACCCCTAATCCCTAATCCCTGTTATATTTACCACTTAAACGCCGGTGTGCTTCTCATCGTTTCTCTCATGAATGTGAAGTCGTCAATATGCTGGAATGTGAATTCAATGCCCGTGAGCTTAAAAAACTTTTCCCAGCCGATTCTGTCAATCCATTCTCCGACCCTTTCATGCTTCCTTGCATGCTTTGCATAGGTCTCAAGGATGTTCTTTACTGCCGCAATAATCTTCGGCCATCTCGGCGGCTCGTTGTAGAAGAACGGAATGGCAAGCTTGGAGAATTTAGGGGCGCTCCTTAAACTGCCGATTTTCCCGCCGACAACTATTGCAACGCCGTCGCTTTCCGGGTTGTGAATGTCAATTGCCGGACAGACTGTGAAGCAGTTTCCGCAGTACATGCACTTTTCCTCATTAATCTTCACGCTCTTTTTTGCCGGGTCTGGGCTTATGGCCCTTGTCGGACAGGAGGCTATGACCGTTGGTATTTCACAAATCTTGCCTACTCTCTCATGGTCAATCGGCGGAACCTTGGTGTGAAGCGCAACCAATGCAATGTCAGAGCAGTGGACGGCGCCGCACATATTGACGCAGCATGCAACCGCAAGCCTGACTTTGTTTGGAAGCTCTTTTGTCGTGAAATATTCGTAAAGTTCATCCATCATTGCCTTAACCAGTCCTGAGGCGTCTGTGCATGCGCTGTGGCAGTGCACCCATCCCTGAGTATGGACAACATTGCTTATTCTCGGGCCGATGCCTCCGATTGTATAGCCCTTGGCTTTTAATTCCTTTTGTATGGGCTCAACATTCTTCTCATCTGATATCAGAAACTCAACATTGTTCCTTGATGTAAAGCGGAGATAACCACCGCAAAATTTATCGGCAATATCGCTTATTTCGCGTATGGTGTCCGTGCTTAAAATCCTCGGCGAGGCAACCCTTACGGTCCATATCTTATCCCCGCCTTCCGCAACATGAACCATCAAGCCGGGATTTAATACCTCATGATATTTCCACTTGCCGAGATTCTTTTTGATTACCGGCGGCAAAAACTGCTCATAATGAGGCGGTCCTATATCTGTTTTTCTCTGTGGCAATGACATTTAAGTTATCCTCCTTTTAAAAATTTTATATTTTAATATTTGCCTTTTTTGTAAACTTTTTCAAAATCCTCATCCTTAAAGAAGATGAACGGATCTTTCCTCGGCCATTTAACCTGAGCCGGGCTTGGCGGAACGCCGATAGCCTCAAGAAAGGACCTCATGCCCTTGATCTCAATAACCTCGCCGATTCTCTCTCTGGGTTTTGAATTCTCATCCCACCACTCAATCATCTTGCGGATTAATTCCTTCAATTCCTTATACGGCGGCTCAAGCTTTATAAACGGCACGATGACCCATGAAAGGAGTGAGCCGACAACAATCGGAGCCTTGCTGCCCATCAGAAGGGTTGCGCCCCTCTCACCGCTCGGCCTGAGAGCCTTTGTCATCTTGGCAATGCAGTGCATGCATCTGGAGCATTCCGCATCGTCAATCTTCATTTCCTTGCCGTCGTAAGAAATGCACTGAGTAGGACACATATTTACAATCTCTGCATTGATGTTCATGCCTTTTTTGGCATAATTCTGCACCTCTGCCTGGTCAATTTGTATCTTGCCTTTCCATGTGCCTATGATGGACAGGTCGGCGCGTGCAATAGCTGCGACACAATCAACTGCGCAGCCTGAAGTCTTTATCTTAAATTTATACGGGAACGCCGGCCTGTGAAGCTCGTCCTGAAATTCCTGTGTAAGCTGGTAGTTGATTTCAAGGGAGTTTATGTTCGCCCATTCGCAACGCGCAGGTCCTATACAGCAGCTCGGCGTCCTCATTGCAGAGCCTGAGCCGCCTAAGTCCCATCCGCGCGATGAATACTCGGCAAATATTGCCTCAAGGCTCTCGGTGTCAGTGCCTAAAAGCACTAAATCGCCTGTTGAGCCGTGAATGTTTGTAAGACCGCTTCCGTATTTATCCCATATGTCGCATATTTCCCTTAATGCCTTTGTCGTATAGAACCAACCGCTCGGCTGATTTATTCTGACTGTATGAAAGAATTTTACGCCCGGAAACTCCTCAGGCAGAGAAGAGTATCTTCCGATAACTCCGCCTCCATAACCTAAAACGCCGACGATACCGCCGTGCTTCCAGTATCCGCGCCTGGTCCTGTAGGATTTTTCCACCTGCCCGAGTGTGTCATTGGCAGTTTCGCTTCTTACCGCCGCCTTTTCAATCTCCTTTACAAAGCTTGGCCAGGGCCCTTTTTTCAGTTCGTCCAACAATGGGGTCTCATGTTTTTTCTTGCTCATCCCTTCCTCCTTTTTTATTTTACAGCCTGGATTTTTATTAAAACTTATAATGTTATCTGAGATTCAGCGTTATTGCAGAAAAGAATTCCCCTCTTCTGAAAAAATTAATGATTTTGCCCTTCAGATGGAATTGAAGACATAGCAAAATTTTGTTTATAATATTCCCATTAATGCAAAGAGGTCAAATTAAAAAATTTAATTCTAAAATCATATCTGCTTATCATTAAAGGTCGCCTCATCCCCTTGTTTTCCTCATTTCTTTATCCCGGACAGAAGCTTAGTTGTTAAGACACTGCGTTTTCTGATAAAATCCTGAAATGGTGATAAGCGGCAGGAAGCTCTTCCATGCTGCAATTGTCTTATTCTGGATAGCCGTAATGGCGCTGTTGATATACCGTCACGCCCCTATAAAAGGCATGGGCATAGCAGCTCACACCGTACTGCCTGAAAGCGCCCAGAGGTGGATGGGGGCCTATCTAAAGGGGCAAAAGATTGGTTACACGTCAAGCAGTCTTTACAGGGATGTGGACGGCTACAGTGCATACGAAGAAATACACCTGCGGCTAAACGTCCTCGGCACAGAGCAGGACATCCGCACAAAAACATACGTATCCATATCTCCAGAACTCAAGGTGCGTTCATTTAGGTTCTCCATGAATTCAGGGAAAGGCATTGAAATAAAAGGTAAATTTACAGGAAAAACTCTTAATCTTGATATTGAAACAGCAGGCAATAAGACTGCACAGACTATGGAACTTGCCGAAGAGCCTCAGATGAGCCTTACAATTCTGCCTTATCTTATTAAGGAGGGATTTAAAAGCGGTGCAAGTTTTAAATTCCCGGTTTTTGACCCGGCAACCATGGGTATTCAGGATATGCTCATAGAAATTGCCGGCAGGGAAAAAATCACGATTTCCGGCAAAGAAGTTACTGCATTTAAAATCAGGGGCGATCTGCAGGGGATTCGCCTTTTAATGTGGGTTGATGAAAACGGCAATGAACTTAGAGAGGAAAGCCCTATAGGTTTTACGCTCATAAGCGAATCCAAGGAAGAGGCGACAAGGGCTGTAATCAATGCACCCGACATAATTCAGCAGGCGTCAGTGCCGTTTAATCTTACACTGCCTCCCCGGGTTTCTTATCTGAAAATCAGGCTGAGAGGCATTGACTACAAAGGGCTTGAACTGAC
Proteins encoded in this window:
- a CDS encoding prepilin-type N-terminal cleavage/methylation domain-containing protein; this encodes MTKAHFKQAGFTLVELAIVLVIIGVIIGAVLKGQDLIANARSKKFVNAGKAWEISQWTYMDRKGRFAGDTDKDGKIGDGNVKTDITGASFINPPYEGGGTPVNTITMGPYAFKIFFGTDAGSDAGKNLIIICSDATCTDFTSEQLIYIEAFDVAIDGTSDGTDGQVVGGTAAPGTITDTEWEAFYAATPTPTAWSTTINALVYYFDAKR
- the waaF gene encoding lipopolysaccharide heptosyltransferase II, which produces MNILIIKPSSLGDIIHALPFLKVLKNAFPDAHVEWIISKNNEGILAGNPLIDELIVFDKDSWQQNISLKNFSNAIHEINALRKTLRSKHFDMAVDLQGLLRSGLITFFARARLKIGFENAREGSRFFYNKKVGVELSIHAVDKNLEVAKAIQKAQNTEHRAQSTEKIEFPLYIDNEARERVKKLLGGIKEKEYIVIAPSARWQTKMWPAENFGLLISKLSAPCIITGSSADINIAEKITAASGGKGINLCGKTGLKELSALISGAKALVSNDSGPMHIGAALGIPIIALFGPTDPEKTGPYGWKGNRNLKVLRASVPCSPCFKKKCKEPLCMSKLSVEMVFEEIRKYF
- a CDS encoding DUF3108 domain-containing protein is translated as MREHRTKNPEHRFKNTKNISYCLYSVFCVLCSMVFALCSAFFPLKADAAPLVPEKLIYTIHWSGIKAGNAYLETNNSAEGITITSRAESADFISVFYRVEDIAQSTLYPGVSGYPKNYKINLTEGRHRRERETHFENKQGSKSQKVIYQNKVDNEMLAFNLEKQAFDPLSAFYEIRKRPLQVGRSEYLDIFDNKKLWNVEVQVLKRERITVPAGEFNTIVIKPLLQSEGIFMRKGEILIWLTDDDRKVPVMVKSKIKIGSIIVKLTEGKY
- a CDS encoding glycosyltransferase family 2 protein, with protein sequence MLSVAIITFNEEENIKDCLESVRWADEIVVVDSGSADRTQEICRQYTDKVFTLEWTGFADTKQKAVNLTTHPWVFVLDADERVTPALKEEISSIVQTLPYPSPLTLPGTSLDDTRESVDGYYVPRKNYFAKKWIKHGGWRPDYTLRLFRKGKGSFEPREVHEAVKISGGTGYLKNPLVHYTYKDIADYLKRMERYSTLAAQELFKKGRRANILDIIFRPPVTFIRMFFLQLGILDGIYGIILACLYSRYTFNKYFKLMKMQSTDY
- a CDS encoding sigma-54-dependent Fis family transcriptional regulator, whose product is MQKILIVEDKDSMAQMLKETLETEGFEAVIAKDGAEGIKRIKDTSLNAVITDLKLPKKDGIEVLKASREENPLIPVIVMTAFGSVETAVNAMKLGAYDFLTKPLDTDYLILLIKRALENQRLVTENLLLRDEFSARLSVPKIIGKSRVMLDAAGSIQKVAPAKTTVLLLGESGTGKELFARAIHTLSPRKEHPFVPINCAAIPRELLESELFGHEKGSFTGAAEKKLGKFELANNGTVFLDEIGEMDISLQSKVLRTLQEGEIERVGGTKPIKVDVRIIAASNKNLEDAVAQKTFREDLYYRLNVFPITIPPLRERRDDTPLLAKYFVSKYSKEMKIKEKTIAPGAMDVLIDYRWKGNVRELENIIERALILSDGSEIKPEHLRLLPESAEISEIPLDGTLEDAAKAALRISESKRIRKALKDTNNNKSKAAELLDVSYKTLLTKIKEYGIEP
- a CDS encoding UDP-glucose/GDP-mannose dehydrogenase family protein, whose product is MHICVIGTGYVGLITGACFAEFGMDVTCVDKDLKKIKSLKKGIVPFYEPGLEELLQRNIKANRIHFSTSIAETIEHSLVIFIAVGTPPRGDGSADMRHVEEVAKEIAEHMKSYKVVVTKSTVPVGTGEKLRKIISKNLREHIDFDIVSNPEFLREGAGIEDFMRPNRVVIGASSAQAIAIMKDLYRPLYLIETPVVITDVKTAELIKYASNAFLATKISFINELSNLCESVGADVQVVAKAMGLDRRIGPKFLHAGPGYGGSCFPKDTLALLQIAKENNVCLDLVKAVTIVNENQKEKMAKKIKNTIGILKGKTICLLGLSFKPNTNDIREAPSLFIINRLLKEGAKIRAYDPAAMPDTMEIFPKLTYCKDSYDAVKGADAVIIATEWNQFRNLDIGRIKTLVSGNYFFDLRNIYEPAKVRKAGFIYYSVGRP